The Methylomagnum ishizawai genome has a window encoding:
- a CDS encoding DUF5132 domain-containing protein, which yields MAKLTDILKSDITKGVAIGLGVAAAGLLLTPALRPVTRGAMKGGILLFEKGREWMAEASESLEDLVAEVRAELAEQRFAEEAVVEEAGDIEDAMEVAAATAEEAQG from the coding sequence ATGGCAAAACTCACCGACATACTGAAAAGCGATATCACCAAGGGCGTGGCGATTGGCCTGGGCGTGGCCGCCGCGGGGCTGCTGCTGACGCCGGCCTTGCGGCCCGTCACCCGTGGCGCGATGAAGGGCGGCATCCTCCTGTTCGAGAAGGGCCGCGAATGGATGGCGGAAGCCAGCGAATCCCTGGAGGACTTGGTCGCCGAGGTACGGGCCGAATTGGCCGAGCAGCGTTTCGCCGAGGAAGCCGTGGTCGAAGAAGCCGGGGATATCGAAGACGCCATGGAGGTGGCCGCGGCAACCGCCGAAGAGGCCCAGGGCTGA